The nucleotide sequence GGCCATTAATAACTCCATAATTAAAGATATAGACTCATAAAAAGATCATAGGTGAGTATACTTTTCATGATTAATATTTTTTATTAAGCTATTTTTGTGCCAAGTTTTCATCTTGCTGTAATTGTTGGGTTTTATTATTTGTTGGCTCTGTCTTATTAGTCAGAAATACTCGTGATTGGCTATTTTGCTCAACTGATCTAAGTGGTAAAATGCGTTAGGAAATACGATTTGACGGTTTATCTCTATATGAAGTTAAGCAATACACCTGTAGATTCAATAAACATGTTTGACAGAGAGATTTTTATTAAACGTGATGATCTTCTACATCCAGAGTTTTCTGGCAATAAGGCGCGCAAGTTTGCTTATTTTCTTGCCCATGATTTTCCTGGAGCAAATAAACTAATCGGTTACGGATCGCCTCAAGCTAACTCTCTTTACTCTATGTCGGCATTAGCTAAACTTCGGGGCTGGGATTTAGACTTTTATGTGGATCATATTGCTGCACAAATTAAGATCCAAACAGAGGGCAACTATGTTGCTGCATGTCAAAACGGGGCAAATGTGATTGACCTTAGTGAGCAGCCGGATAGAGCTGGTCGTGACAGTGCACAATATATAGAAGAAGTTGTATTAGTTAATGAGCCCAACGCATTATTTGTTCCCGAAGGAGGACGTTGTGAGTACGCTGAATTTGGTGTTGCTCAATTGGCTAAAGAGATCATTGACTGGGCAGTTCAAACTGAGCATCCCAATTTAACCGTATTTCTTCCTTCTGGCACAGGTACAACTGCACTGTTTCTTAATAAGCATTTTATCCAGTCAGGTGTAAATATCCGAGTGTTGACTTGTGCATGTGTGGGGGGAGATGATTATTTGAGCCTACAGTTTACTGATCTTTGTCAGATAGAGAAATTTCATCCGCAAATTGTCTCTTTGTCGAGAAAATACCATTTTGGCAAACTATATCGTGAATGCTATGACATGTGGAAACATGTTGGTGAGCAGGGAATTGAGTTTGAACTCTTATATGACCCTATCGGTTGGTTGACGCTTGAAGAATACCTAAGAAAGAGAGGTAAACAAGATCCAATTATGTATATACATCAAGGTGGTTTATTAGGCAATACCAGCATGTTACCAAGGTATAAACGTAAATTTGGATAATGAGTATTAAGAGTTTAGGTTTGAAAGGAAATATTTGAAGTTTTTACCAGTTGGTCAGGCTAAGTATCTGTGAAATTGATACGGCCTAGACCAAAGGTAGATGCTGCTTTAATGCTTAATAGCCGACGTAATGAAGTCAGTCCTATCTGTTCTTTTAAAGAACACTCGATACTAATGAGAGGAGAGTATCGAATTGCATAATGTTAACTTTTATAACTTGTTT is from Shewanella sp. MTB7 and encodes:
- a CDS encoding 1-aminocyclopropane-1-carboxylate deaminase/D-cysteine desulfhydrase produces the protein MKLSNTPVDSINMFDREIFIKRDDLLHPEFSGNKARKFAYFLAHDFPGANKLIGYGSPQANSLYSMSALAKLRGWDLDFYVDHIAAQIKIQTEGNYVAACQNGANVIDLSEQPDRAGRDSAQYIEEVVLVNEPNALFVPEGGRCEYAEFGVAQLAKEIIDWAVQTEHPNLTVFLPSGTGTTALFLNKHFIQSGVNIRVLTCACVGGDDYLSLQFTDLCQIEKFHPQIVSLSRKYHFGKLYRECYDMWKHVGEQGIEFELLYDPIGWLTLEEYLRKRGKQDPIMYIHQGGLLGNTSMLPRYKRKFG